The Cryptosporangium phraense genome segment GATCCAGGTAGCGGCGTAGCCGCAGTATCGGGTCCAGCGCGCGCCAGTGCTCGAGTTCATCCTCGTCGCGGTAGCGACGCGGGTCGTCCGACGTGGTGTGCGGGCCCATCCGATACGTGAACGACTCCACCAGCGTCGGACCCTCGCCGGCGCGGGCCCGCTCGACCGCCCACCGAGTCACCGCGAGCACCGCGAGCACGTCGTTGCCGTCGACCCGGACGCCGGGAAAGCCGAAGCCCTCGGCCCGCCGGTACAACGGCGCCGGAGACTGGCGCTCGACCGGCACCGAGATCGCGTACTGGTTGTTCTGCAGGCAGAACACCACCGGCGCGTCCATCACCCCGGCCCAGTTCAGCGCCTCCATCGCGTCGCCCTGGCTGGTCGAGCCGTCACCGAAGTACACGCCGACGACCTCCTCGACGCCGTCGCGCTGGACGCCCATCGCGTAGCCGACGGCGTGCAGGAGCTGGGCGGCCAGCACGATCGTGTACGTGTTCAGCTTGCGCTCGAACGGGTTCCAACCGCCGTGGGAGGTGCCGCGGAACGTCGCCAGCAGCTCGGCCGGCTGGACGCCCCGCGCCAGCGCGACGCCGTGCTCGCGATACGAGGGGAACAGCATGTCGTTCGGGGCGAACGCGCGGGCGGACGCGACCTGGGCCGCCTCCTGGCCCAGGCTCGGCGCCCAGAGGCCCAGCTGGCCCTGGCGCTGCAACGCGGTGGCCTCGGCGTCGACGCGCCGGGTCGCGACCATCTCGCGGTACATGCCCCGCAGCTCGTCGGGGGTGATGCCGAGGGGAAAGCGATCGTCGTCCCGGCGCTGGCCGT includes the following:
- the pdhA gene encoding pyruvate dehydrogenase (acetyl-transferring) E1 component subunit alpha translates to MTTVQLLTPDGQRRDDDRFPLGITPDELRGMYREMVATRRVDAEATALQRQGQLGLWAPSLGQEAAQVASARAFAPNDMLFPSYREHGVALARGVQPAELLATFRGTSHGGWNPFERKLNTYTIVLAAQLLHAVGYAMGVQRDGVEEVVGVYFGDGSTSQGDAMEALNWAGVMDAPVVFCLQNNQYAISVPVERQSPAPLYRRAEGFGFPGVRVDGNDVLAVLAVTRWAVERARAGEGPTLVESFTYRMGPHTTSDDPRRYRDEDELEHWRALDPILRLRRYLDREQLADEGFYVQAEADAAELAAAVRGACLELEPAGPFPVFAS